The Aedes aegypti strain LVP_AGWG chromosome 3, AaegL5.0 Primary Assembly, whole genome shotgun sequence genome contains a region encoding:
- the LOC5577239 gene encoding uncharacterized protein LOC5577239 encodes MVLVYCIFDKCGNQRKKNGKISFFSFPKEPELLQKWIDFINDHNPTKMNEKQLDREKMKLCHMHFEKNQVVTKSNNDRVLIRNSVPRCPPGIIDKAHAFKKSKSNKKSKKVKETKGSNSQTNKSETTVNTDAKSKTSSAIADGPPLYHTINGYVVDLRIAALQETFRLPNGKLIQVRRQPKKSSGPETEPPHHQLPTRPQPQSKSPTSSAQLPKPNGPAVSGSPVLELPTGPARSLSVLPTPLTSTHSTRPSKTYTNRRSVVQPARTPAALRANASSDTTIGPVVYPPTLSSLQALMHKTHEETQFGNQMKEFENRLINIAEISLHVVSKINNLLNSNPYKNAADSRDIKYLYHSLGYLLEYAVGRFNGVEQSCVKDIRNMGYTNKCDLGPLIDKLGEETPTEKETSTDKPTEESPPATKPTEDKSPTEPLVEKSTPKAVEEKAPEPQPESPESEEPDEDDDCAIIEPRTDIIEVDSDDDSDDDDNGSGGHPAEPATSSLNPRQLRICSDTESIDRDESSNQSGQSGKAVPQKESLSSSKEKQANVQQQSSVQAEAQTIEETTEIEVVMNEVEETTIVHDYYYEAYTDDDEDGDDVQVQQADIETMEVDDDDDGDSSNSREKLDGEEETEELIEIIEGDIDLELEEGQEYKVIEVVEGDLENW; translated from the exons ATGGTTCTTGTGTACTGCATATTCGATAAGTGCGGCAATCAACGGAAAAAGAATGGCAAGATATCCTTCTTCAG TTTTCCAAAGGAGCCGGAACTGTTGCAAAAGTGGATCGACTTCATCAACGACCATAACCCGACTAAGATGAATGAGAAACAGCTGGACAGGGAAAAGATGAAACTTTGCCATATGCACTTCGAGAAGAACCAGGTGGTGACCAAGTCGAACAACGACCGGGTGCTGATACGGAACTCGGTTCCGCGATGCCCGCCGGGAATAAT TGATAAAGCACATGcttttaaaaaatccaaaagcaACAAGAAGTCCAAAAAGGTTAAGGAAACCAAAGGTTCAAACTCACAAACCAATAAATCTGAAACAACGGTTAATACCGATGCTAAGTCAAAAACCAGCTCAGCTATAGCAGATGGTCCACCGCTTTATCACACCATCAACGGATACGTGGTTGACCTGCGGATTGCGGCTCTGCAGGAAACCTTTCGTCTACCCAATGGAAAGCTGATACAAGTGCGACGTCAACCGAAAAAGAGTTCAGGTCCGGAAACAGAACCTCCACACCATCAACTTCCAACACGGCCGCAACCGCAGTCAAAGTCTCCAACATCTTCAGCACAACTCCCAAAGCCAAATGGACCGGCTGTTAGTGGATCGCCAGTTTTAGAATTACCGACAGGCCCTGCACGATCGTTATCAGTCTTGCCAACACCACTCACCAGCACACACAGCACGAGACCCTCGAAAACCTACACCAATCGACGATCAGTCGTTCAACCTGCACGGACACCAGCAGCTCTTCGCGCGAATGCATCATCCGACACGACTATAGGACCAGTCGTGTATCCTCCCACGTTATCTTCCCTGCAAGCCTTGATGCATAAGACCCACGAGGAAACTCAGTTCGGCAACCAAATGAAAGAGTTCGAGAACCGACTGATCAACATCGCCGAAATCTCTTTGCACGTGGTTTCCAAAATCAACAACTTACTGAACTCGAATCCGTACAAAAATGCCGCCGACTCGAGGGACATCAAGTACCTCTATCACTCCCTAGGTTACCTTCTCGAGTACGCCGTTGGGCGATTCAATGGGGTAGAGCAAAGCTGCGTGAAGGATATTCGGAACATGGGATATACCAATAAATGCGATCTAGGTCCACTCATCGACAAACTTGGCGAAGAAACGCCCACAGAAAAGGAAACTTCAACTGATAAGCCAACTGAAGAAAGCCCACCAGCTACTAAGCCGACCGAAGACAAGTCGCCAACAGAACCCCTCGTGGAGAAAAGTACACCCAAAGCTGTTGAAGAAAAAGCGCCAGAACCACAGCCGGAATCTCCGGAGTCAGAGGAGCCGGATGAAGACGATGATTGTGCGATCATCGAACCGCGAACGGACATCATCGAAGTCGATTCGGACGACGACAGCGACGACGATGACAATGGAAGCGGCGGTCATCCTGCTGAACCAGCAACGAGTTCTCTGAACCCAAGACAGCTGCGGATATGCTCCGATACGGAAAGTATCGATCGTGATGAAAGCTCGAACCAATCTGGGCAATCGGGAAAGGCGGTGCCTCAAAAGGAGTCATTAAGTAGCAGCAAAGAAAAGCAGGCAAACGTTCAGCAACAATCAAGTGTTCAGGCAGAAGCACAGACGATAGAGGAAACGACGGAGATCGAGGTGGTGATGAATGAAGTGGAGGAGACGACGATCGTGCATGATTACTATTACGAAGCGTACACGGACGACGATGAAGACGGAGATGATGTGCAAGTGCAACAAGCAGACATTGAAACGATGGAAGTggatgacgatgatgacggcGATAGCAGTAATTCGCGGGAGAAACTAGACGGTGAAGAAGAGACGGAAGAACTGATAGAAATAATTGAGGGAGATATAGACCTGGAGCTGGAAGAAGGTCAAGAGTATAAGGTGATCGAAGTGGTCGAGGGTGATCTCGAGAATTGGTGA